The following are from one region of the Acipenser ruthenus chromosome 19, fAciRut3.2 maternal haplotype, whole genome shotgun sequence genome:
- the LOC131698775 gene encoding polycystin-1-like protein 2: MFQRSMPSVALVATLILVLGCNTPAVQGDSCAKEDMKFGGICYKFVKQPVSWTQAQKFCISKGGNLLHSIDGETKEFLNQHLDQDQAWWVGQDLSDGETSKMKPTGVVPSASDNDSFCTYIILHPTFQLVTTSRCNLRLYFVCQKEYEVEIRKRRDSNSAQTSNLDTNAFESLTINQQFQRALNATMENMRKPNFNILESAQVAEKFLNLAEKEVETASFTHKLQYMNILLNSSAMLLSREVIPDSGLNKTIDFIIKGANSILISSRSVCPKPNFTSKEIEILSDLYMKIIDNIDEAKLNAVKPDDPPFITETSLFSSYISSVTLQDLGNKNLFISNKQASFLLPDVDILMAKIKTDKPIKIRMMSFNQNPFTSPSKVNITGTVASLSMNTAGEQIALSNLTKYIEFTLPRPEIQSPPSTFLSTPGNPIIITLNITNPNDTVILTVEPSKTIVLQLHLARGFEPTSKKYHFTTDLSFKKPADYRWLLTPEMLNLGLGTWYLKVTPINYMDKENLTLRVMSFTSRCLFWNPGNQDWSDDGCKVGIRSQPGEMHCLCNHLTFFGSSYFVMPNTVDLSRTAEYFSTINQNYVVVLLVSAFYALYLVTVAWAWWEDRKAIKKRNLTLLTDNNPCAQYRYLLAVYTGHRRGAGTSAKVVVTLSGSEGESDPHHLTDPEKPVFERGGVDMFLLTTPFSLGELQTVRLCNDNSGDCPAWYVVKVVVKNLQTTQRWHFLCNSWIGQGKGTGELQRTFTPAQKNEITSFSNIFHSKTTSGFKDQHIWISVLDPPHRSPFTRVQRVSCCMSLLLCTMAVNIMFWNLPVDPDSPVVFKFTSALVFTSQEIMIGVESALLMFPINILIITIFRSIKPRDPNSKESKDSLPKKSPCPQTPSEAFETLLTDTKMLVDVLSKNKKNNVPPLDGALTSGTDFNTALDLVEMFILQLQGEKNPSEPHWIHASRYVCLSLLHLSKGLEKVGPEFFPSPEAYNYSANRVKQMVEYLDQVCTKQAPDRPPPPPSSKKKKDKSCSLPWWFVFIGWLMLVSISVISTFFTMLYGFKYGKESSIKWVLSMGLSLFQSIFILQPLKVLGLAIFFALILKRMDDEESDEVEKILLEQNCSWEQVKRGLYSGDKGP, translated from the exons ATGTTTCAGAGATCAATGCCCTCGGTGGCCCTAGTTGCCACCCTTATTCTGGTTTTGGGGTGTAACACCCCTGCGGTACAGGGGGACAGCTGTGCTAAGGAAGATATGAAATTTGGGGGCATATGTTACAAGTTTGTCAAGCAGCCCGTGTCCTGGACACAAGCCCAGAAGTTTTGTATCAGCAAAGGAGGGAATCTGCTCCACTCTATTGACGGAGAGACAAAGGAGTTCCTCAATCAGCATCTGGACCAGGACCAGGCATGGTGGGTCGGGCAGGACCTGTCGGATGGGGAGACTTCGAAAATGAAACCAACAG GAGTTGTCCCTTCAGCCTCTGACAACGACTCTTTCTGCACCTACATCATCCTCCACCCCACTTTCCAGTTGGTGACCACATCCAGATGCAATCTGAGGCTCTACTTTGTCTGCCAGAAAG AATATGAGGTAGAAATCCGGAAGAGGCGTGACTCTAATTCTGCACAG acatcTAATTTGGATACAAATGCATTCGAGAGTCTCACTATTAATCAGCAATTTCAGAGAG CTCTGAATGCAACCATGGAGAACATGAGGAAACCAAACTTCAACATCCTTGAGAGTGCCCAG GTGGCTGAGAAGTTTTTGAACTTGGCAGAAAAGGAAGTTGAAACAGCTTCATTTACTCACAAG CTCCAGTACATGAACATCTTGCTGAACAGCTCTGCCATGCTCCTTTCCAGAGAGGTCATCCCAGATTCGGGCCTAAACAAGACGATTGATTTTATCATCAAAGGAGCCAATTCAATCCTAATATCCTCCAGATCTGTCTGCCCCAAACCAAATTTCACTTCTAAAGAG ATTGAAATACTGTCGGATCTGTATATGAAGATCATTGATAATATTGATGAGGCAAAACTGAATGCAGTTAAGCCTGATGATCCTCCCTTTATCACCGAGACTTCATTATTCAGCTCCTACATCTCCAG TGTAACATTACAGGATCTGGGCAACAAGAATCTGTTTATCAGTAACAAACAAGCAAGCTTTCTTTTGCCTGATGTTGACATCCTGATGGCAAAAATAAAGACGGACAAGCCAATCAAAATACGG ATGATGAGCTTTAATCAGAACCCCTTCACCTCGCCGTCAAAGGTGAACATCACAGGTACCGTGGCCAGCCTGTCAATGAATACTGCTGGTGAACAGATCGCCCTGAGCAACCTTACAAAGTATATTGAG TTTACCCTCCCCCGTCCAGAGATTCAAAGCCCCCCCTCGACATTTCTGAGCACCCCCGGGAACCCTATCATCATCACCCTCAACATCACCAATCCCAATGATACAGTCATTCTCACTGTGGAGCCCAGCAAAACCATCGTCCTGCAGCTGCACCTGGCACGAGGGTTCGAACCCACCTCCAAAAAGTATCACTTCACCACCGACCTGTCATTTAAAAAGCCAG CTGATTATCGCTGGTTGCTGACTCCAGAGATGCTGAATTTAGGATTGGGAACCTGGTACCTCAAGGTCACTCCAATTAATTACATGGACAAGGAAAACCTGACCCTCAGGGTGATGTCCTTCACCTCTCGTTGTTTGTTCTGGAATCCGGGCAACCAGGACTGGAGCGACGATGGCTGCAAG GTTGGCATACGCTCTCAGCCAGGGGAGATGCATTGCCTGTGCAACCACCTGACGTTCTTTGGCAGCTCGTACTTCGTCATGCCCAACACGGTGGACCTGTCGCGCACGGCCGAGTATTTCTCCACGATCAATCAGAATTATGTGGTGGTGTTGCTGGTCTCTGCCTTCTACGCCCTCTACCTTGTCACAGTGGCCTGGGCCTGGTGGGAGGACAGGAAGGCGATCAAGAAG AGGAACCTGACCCTGCTGACTGACAACAACCCCTGCGCTCAGTACCGCTACCTGCTGGCTGTGTACACGGGGCATCGGCGTGGAGCTGGCACCTCTGCCAAG gtagTGGTGACTCTGAGTGGCTCAGAGGGGGAGAGTGACCCCCACCACCTGACTGATCCTGAGAAGCCTGTCTTCGAGAGAGGGGGGGTGGACATGTTCCTGCTGACCACGCCCTTCTCGCTGGGGGAGCTACAGACAGTGCGGTTGTGCAACGACAACTCAGGGGACTGTCCTGCCTG GTACGTGGTCAAGGTGGTGGTTAAGAATCTACAGACGACGCAGCGCTGGCACTTCCTGTGTAATTCCTGGATCGGCCAAGGGAAAGGTACAGGAGAACTGCAGAGGACCTTCACTCCCGCGCAAAAGAATGAAATTACCAGCTTCAG CAACATATTCCATAGCAAGACGACGAGTGGGTTCAAAGATCAGCACATCTGGATTTCGGTTCTAGACCCACCCCATCGCAGCCCCTTCACCCGGGTCCAGAGGGTCTCCTGCTGCATGTCCCTCCTGCTCTGTACCATGGCTGTCAACATCATGTTCTGGAACTTGCCTGTCGACCCTGACTCCCCTGTCGTCTTTAAGTTTA CTAGCGCATTGGTGTTCACCAGCCAAGAAATAATGATCGGAGTTGAGAGCGCGCTTCTCATGTTTCCCATAAACATCCTCATCATCACCATCTTTCGCAGTATCAAGCCAAGAGATCCCAATTCTAAGGAAAGCAAAGACAGCCTTCCGAAGAAGAGCCCGTGCCCTCAGACACCGTCCGAGGCCTTTGAAACTCTCCTTACG GACACAAAGATGCTAGTGGATGTtctcagtaaaaataaaaagaacaatgtGCCACCACTGGATGGAGCTCTTACTTCTGGGACTGACTTCAACACCGCCCTGGACCTCGTTGAAATGTTTATCCTGCAGTTACAAG GAGAAAAGAACCCCAGTGAGCCGCACTGGATCCATGCCAGTCGATATGTGTGCCTCAGCCTACTGCACTTGTCTAAGGGTCTTGAAAAGGTGGGGCCAGAATTTTTCCCATCCCCTGAGGCCTACAATTACTCCGCAAACAGAGTCAAACAGATGGTGGAGTACCTGGACCAGGTATGCACCAAGCAAGCCCCGGACAG gccccCGCCACCACCCAGCTCAAAGAAAAAGAAGGACAAAAGTTGCAGCCTGCCCTGGTGGTTTGTGTTTATTGGGTGGCTCATGCTGGTGTCCATTAGCGTCATCTCCACCTTCTTCACCATGCTGTATGGCTTTAAATATGGGAAAGAGTCTTCCATCAAATGGGTGCTCTCCATGGGGCTCTCGCTGTTTCAAAGTATCTTTATTCTGCAGCCGCTGAAG GTTCTGGGCCTTGCGATTTTCTTTGCTCTGATCCTGAAGCGAATGGATGACGAGGAAAGTGATGAGGTGGAGAAAATTCTCTTAG AACAAAACTGTTCCTGGGAGCAAGTGAAAAGAGGACTGTATTCTGGGGACAAAGGACCATAG
- the LOC117424059 gene encoding IST1 homolog: protein MLGGGFKAERLRVNLRLVMNRLKLLEKKKTELAQKARKEIADYLSTGKDERARIRVEHIIREDYLVEAMEILELYCDLLLARFGLVQSMKELEPGLQEAVSTLIWAAPRMQSEVVELKIVADQLCAKYSKEYGKLCRSNQIGTVNDRLMHKLNVEAPPKILVERYLIEIAKNYNVPYEPDSMVMGEVPTGVEANLIDVFDEKRGGPGGRGGGGGGGFIVPAGAVPMPMPMPMPMPSPHVPFNYPQPKGPANFSGPEVGTYESFNNFQPPVPGMQPPQLPSCPPTYESIDDLTNNTSVPSPKATGPSLIYDNTVLPELPSVPDTLPASSFGGNSAPSEDIDFDDLSRRFEDLKKKT, encoded by the exons ATGCTTGGCGGTGGATTCAAAGCAGAGCGACTTCGTGTCAACCTTCGGCTGGTCATGAACCGGCTCAAGCTCCTGGAGAAGAAGAAGA CGGAGCTAGCGCAGAAAGCGCGCAAGGAAATTGCAGATTACCTGTCCACGGGGAAGGATGAGCGAGCACGTATTCGTGTGGAGCACATCATCAGAGAAGACTACCTGGTGGAGGCCATGGAGATACTGGAGCTTTACTGTGACCTGCTGCTCGCACGCTTCGGACTCGTACAGTCCATGAA GGAGTTGGAGCCAGGGTTACAGGAAGCCGTCTCTACTCTGATTTGGGCAGCCCCCCGTATGCAGAGTGAAGTCGTTGAGCTCAAGATT GTTGCAGATCAGCTGTGTGCCAAATACAGCAAGGAGTATGGCAAGCTTTGCAGGTCAAACCAGATAGGAACTGTCAATGACAGG CTGATGCACAAACTGAATGTAGAGGCACCCCCAAAGATCCTGGTGGAGCGTTACCTCATTGAGATTGCGAAGAATTACAACGTGCCGTATGAGCCCGACTCTATGGTCATG ggCGAGGTCCCCACAGGTGTGGAAGCCAATCTCATTGATGTCTTTGATGAGAAGAGGGGGGGGCCCGGAGGAAGAGGTGGTGGTGGGGGAGGTGGCTTCATTGTGCCAGCGGGTGCAGTGCCCATGCCCATGCCCATGCCAATGCCCATGCCTTCACCGCATGTTCCATTCAACTACCCTCAACCCAAAGGACCT GCAAACTTCAGTGGCCCTGAAGTTGGCACCTATGAGAGTTTTAACAACTTCCAGCCTCCAGTGCCAGGAATGCAGCCCCCACAGCTACCCAGCTGCCCCCCAACTTATGAGTCT ATTGATGACCTCACTAACAACACTTCTGTTCCTTCTCCAAAGGCTACTG GTCCCTCTCTGATCTACGACAACACTGTTCTCCCAGAACTGCCTTCGGTTCCTGACACACTTCCTGCGTCCTCTTTTGGTGGGAATTCTGCTCCCTCTGAGGATATCGACTTCGATGACCTGTCGCGCCGCTTTGAGGATCTCAAGAAGAAAACATAG